The Hippoglossus stenolepis isolate QCI-W04-F060 chromosome 11, HSTE1.2, whole genome shotgun sequence genome includes a window with the following:
- the prkci gene encoding protein kinase C iota type gives MPTLRDSTMSHPGENSHQVRVKAYYKGDIMITHFEPSISYEALYGEVKDMCTMDNDQLFTMKWIDEEGDPCTVSSQLELEEALRLYEVNKDSELIIHVFPCIPEKPGMPCPGEDKSIYRRGARRWRKLYYASGHAFQAKRFNRRAHCAICTDRIWGLGRQGYKCINCKLLVHKKCHKLVTLECGRPMIQEPMIPGQPSSQLDPTEQPGPQNKDSRESLTYDGEEKEARSSRDTGKSPSSLGLADFDLLRVIGRGSYAKVLLVQLKKTERIYAMKVVKKELVNDDEDIDWVQTEKHVFEQASNHPFLVGLHSCFQTESRLFFVIEYVNGGDLMFHMQRQRKLPEEHARFYSAEISLALNYLHERGIIYRDLKLDNVLLDSEGHIKLTDYGMCKEGLRPGDTTSTFCGTPNYIAPEILRGEDYGFSVDWWALGVLMFEMMAGRSPFDIVGSSDNPDQNTEDYLFQVILEKQIRIPRSLSVKAASVLKGFLNKDPKERLGCHPQTGFADIMGHPFFRNVDWELLEQKQVVPPFKPNISGEFGLDNFDAQFTNEPIQLTPDDDDVVRKIDQSEFEGFEYINPLLMSAEECV, from the exons ATGCCGACGTTGCGGGACAGCACCATGTCCCACCCCGGCGAGAATTCCCACCAAGTCCGGGTGAAAGCTTATTACAAAGG GGACATCATGATTACCCATTTTGAACCATCCATCTCATACGAGGCCCTGTACGGGGAAGTGAAAGACATGTGCACCATGGACAACGACCAGCTCTTCACCATGAAGTGGATTGACGAGGAAG GTGACCCCTGTACAGTGTCGTctcagctggagctggaggaagcGTTGCGTCTCTACGAAGTCAACAAAGACTCGGAGCTCATTATCCACG TGTTCCCATGTATACCAGAGAAACCTGGCATGCCCTGTCCAGGAGAAGACA agTCGATATATCGGCGTGGAGCCCGGCGCTGGAGGAAGCTTTACTATGCTAGTGGCCATGCCTTTCAAGCCAAACGCTTCAACCGG CGAGCACATTGTGCCATCTGTACAGACAGAATCTGGGGTCTGGGTAGACAAGGCTACAAATGCATCAATTGCAAACTGCTGGTGCACAAGAAATGCCATAAGCTGGTGACACTGGAGTGCGGTCGACCGATGATCCAG GAACCAATGATTCCAGGCCAGCCATCGAGTCAGTTGGACCCAACTGAACAGCCAG GCCCTCAGAATAAAGACTCCAGAGAAAGCTTGACTTACGacggagaagagaaagag GCACGTAGCAGTAGAGACACGGGGAAATCGCCTTCAAGCCTGGGCCTGGCAGACTTCGATCTGCTGAGGGTGATCGGCAGAGGCAGCTACGCCAAGGTGTTGCTGGtgcagctgaagaagactgAGCGCATCTACGCCATGAAGGTGGTCAAGAAGGAGCTGGTCAACGATGATGAG GACATCGACTGGGTCCAGACAGAAAAGCACGTCTTTGAGCAGGCTTCTAATCATCCCTTCTTGGTGGGCCTCCACTCCTGTTTCCAGACAGAAAGCAG GCTCTTCTTTGTTATTGAATATGTGAATGGTGGCGATCTCATGTTCCACATGCAGAGACAAAGGAAACTCCCAGAAGAACATGCCAG ATTCTATTCAGCAGAGATTAGTCTCGCTCTCAACTACCTCCACGAGCGGGGAATCATCTACAGAGATCTGAAACTGGACAATGTGCTGCTGGACTCAGAGGGACACATCAAACTTACAGACTATGGCATGTGCAAG gagGGCTTGAGACCAGGCGATACAACGAGCACTTTCTGTGGTACCCCTAATTACATCGCCCCTGAAATACTCAGAGGAGAGGATTACG GGTTCAGCGTGGACTGGTGGGCGTTGGGCGTGCTGATGTTTGAGATGATGGCGGGCCGGTCGCCCTTCGACATCGTCGGGAGCTCCGACAACCCGGACCAGAACACAGAAGACTACCTCTTCCAAg TAATATTGGAAAAACAGATCAGAATCCCACGCTCGTTGTCAGTCAAAGCCGCCAGCGTCCTCAAGGGATTTCTCAACAAG gaTCCTAAGGAGCGTCTAGGCTGTCACCCTCAGACAGGCTTTGCTGACATCATGGGACATCCGTTCTTCCGAAACGTCGATTGGGAACTT CTGGAGCAGAAGCAGGTGGTCCCTCCATTCAAGCCCAACATCTCAGGGGAATTTGGACTGGACAACTTCGACGCCCAGTTCACCAACGAACCCATCCAGCTCACGCCTGACGACGA TGACGTGGTCAGGAAGATCGATCAGTCTGAGTTCGAAGGCTTCGAGTACATCAACCCACTCCTGATGTCGGCGGAGGAATGTGTGTGA